The Falco naumanni isolate bFalNau1 chromosome 1, bFalNau1.pat, whole genome shotgun sequence genome window below encodes:
- the TET2 gene encoding methylcytosine dioxygenase TET2: MSARLRDAAEIRSEGSLVDGPGAGQMEQDRTNHVDGNRLSPFLISQSSHGCQAEPSVVKLQNGSPATERPEVEVNGDHKRLFIKSNYGVPHLKGSPNNRVSPDLLQEKKVYSKYMQNGGIKRTFSEPSLYGLHENKKVKQDKEVNGEKAEPEDNNEKPSVSNCYSEKKPKSFTGQENEASDFIQSTRHNSDGSENPHDLLIQDEQERENVHCHNRDIVLLLKNKAVPMPNGATVSASSMESMHGELLEKTLSQYYPEHVSIAMQKNTSHINAITSQATNELSCETTHSSHTSGQITSPQTSNSELPQVPAVVVTEVYNTEDSSKPPVLPGSCSLQKPELQLQQQIPGYDPHQLPIGNSTVRGSVGQVPNQDLSLSSSSNLQAQSATLERFSEQAEKNGAFFKQNSMFHKDSSAPPAPEMNSAQPVMVREGHHSYDNRCDETLPGEIKNEGQQQGPMSESPSLSQKQLHPHQRLPQQAQTSQDVSESNPQAAVAASIQQHPEMTPASEPPLQNLQARGSEDELQQHYQHFPGQGEPEIPLNKAKDQVKEPVQQAQHYSKPAWIELVRTQFRQGEPPQKPSEALLRSILQFQANTTKATYTKQYAGSPDALKGPSGQPQSQNIMQQKQTPLLYKSETSQLQPHPKADQQLPFQKHSPQPQLTKMDSLLKSQVQQHPPQQLRFQQSPEQQAEQPLGALLKQQHLNPQPGENEQFLHSHILQQMLQKQAQQVQLPCSPQLTPNQQQALQMKNKGLPQTVSHSQSNAEQPLDRASFNQLKADECFQTGNKYMKSAAFPLHSPQLGLEQVQSMNNKAPLYAQKANASLQHPCPNNMHLISEKKENATNIKHFGANKMQDLQHVQYFSNNLTAKQDVNHCFQEQEQQTQQASVIQLPPLQQTQCYSGGLNQDVPSQQVTQIPQRYLPLSQQTAPHSQDQRGCHVQSQTPKDFQKHAALRWHLLQKQEQQAYQQPKTEIGPSAARKPIKTEAGTKSNVCMRPLAGQLENKMWKKTIKQENQHFGCESMQQKSIIETMEQQLKQIQVKSLFDHKTFTIKSPKHVKVETAGPITILSRNTSAADFDTQTPILDQQANLSAEKTPTKRTAGTVLNNFLDSPSKLLDTPVKNLLDTPAKTQYDFPSCSCVEQIIEKDEGPFYTHLGAGPNVAAIREIMEERFGQKGKAIRIERVVYTGKEGKSSQGCPIAKWVVRRSSQEEKLLCLVRERAGHTCETAVIVILILVWEGIPTSLADKLYSELTDTLRKYGTLTNRRCALNEERTCACQGLDPETCGASFSFGCSWSMYYNGCKFARSKIPRKFKLMGDDPKEEEKLESNLQNLSTLMAPTYKKLAPDAYNNQIEYEHRAPECRLGLKEGRPFSGVTACLDFCAHAHRDLHNMQNGSTLVCTLTREDNREIGQTPEDEQLHVLPLYKVSDVDEFGSTEGQEEKKRNGSIQVLTSFRRKVRMLAEPVKTCRQRKLEAKKAAAEKLSSLENGSSKAERDKTAAARNKQGNSEAAGHAKQLADLLRLSGPATQQQQQQHPQRTLPNPQSNPVNSYSGSGSANLYVRLPNPASAYPSSSYTSDPYGGSSPMNLYTTSSQPVGSYLNSSSPMNPYSGSLSQNNQYPPYQCNGNIPMDNCPSYLGSYPSQHQHVDLYSCQSQEHMSKLSLPPIQTLYQHRFGNNQSFGPKYLNYGNQNMQVDSFSNCTIRPNVHHVGSFSSYSTHEADGHFMEVASRLKSNLSNPSMDYASTSKTSEHHHVQPPPHLAHDYHSAPSMFSGPPNSLHLQNKESEMISHAVNGLSNMLPGQNHDRTTPQGGLDKTEVLNPEKAEDPDDVWSDSEQSFLDPEIGGVAVAPSHGSILIECAKRELHATTPLKNPNRNHPTRISLVFYQHKSMNEPKHGLALWEAKMAEKAREKEEECEKYGPDYVPQKSYGKKAKREPAEPHEPSEPTYVRFIKSLAQRTLSVTTDSTVTTSPYAFTRVTGPYNRYI, encoded by the exons atacGTTCAGAGGGTAGCCTTGTGGATGGCCCCGGAGCAGGCCAGATGGAACAGGACAGAACCAACCATGTTGACGGCAATAGATTGAGTCCATTCCTAATATCGCAATCTTCTCATGGGTGCCAGGCAGAGCCTTCTGTGGTGAAGCTACAGAATGGAAGTCCAGCAACAGAGAGGCCTGAAGTTGAAGTAAATGGAGACCACAAGCGGCTATTCATTAAAAGCAACTATGGAGTGCCCCACCTGAAGGGAAGTCCAAACAACCGCGTTAGCCCTGAccttttacaagaaaagaaagtatattCCAAATATATGCAAAATGGTGGGATAAAACGCACTTTTAGTGAGCCCTCTCTGTATGGACTTCATGAGAACAAGAAAGTGAAACAAGACAAAGaagtaaatggagaaaaagctgAGCCAGAGGATAATAATGAAAAACCAAGCGTTTCCAATTGTTACAGTGAGAAGAAACCGAAAAGTTTTACAGGACAAGAAAATGAAGCTTCAGATTTCATACAGTCTACAAGACACAACAGTGATGGTTCAGAAAACCCTCATGACCTCCTGATTCAGGATGAGCAGGAGCGGGAAAACGTTCATTGCCACAACAGGGACATTGTCTTACTACTTAAGAACAAGGCAGTGCCAATGCCTAATGGTGCTACAGTTTCTGCCTCTTCCATGGAAAGCATGCATGGTGAACTCCTGGAGAAAACACTGTCTCAGTATTATCCAGAACATGTTTCCATAGCAATGCAGAAGAACACATCTCATATCAATGCCATTACCAGTCAGGCTACTAATGAGTTGTCCTGTGAGACAACACATTCATCCCATACCTCAGGGCAGATCACTTCCCCACAGACCTCAAACTCTGAGCTGCCTCAAGTGCCAGCTGTAGTGGTTACTGAGGTCTACAACACAGAAGACTCCAGTAAACCACCTGTATTGCCAGGTAGCTGTTCACTTCAGAAACCAGAACTACAGCTACAACAACAGATTCCAGGCTATGATCCACACCAGTTACCCATAGGAAACAGTACTGTTCGTGGAAGCGTAGGGCAGGTTCCCAACCAAGACCTCTCTCTAAGTTCCAGCAGTAACCTGCAGGCTCAGAGTGCCACTCTGGAAAGGTTTTctgagcaagcagaaaaaaatggtgcTTTCTTTAAACAGAACTCAATGTTTCACAAAGATTCCTCCGCTCCTCCTGCTCCGGAAATGAACAGTGCACAGCCTGTCATGGTGCGAGAAGGACACCATTCCTATGACAACAGATGTGATGAAACTCTTCCTGGGGAGATAAAGAATGAAGGGCAACAGCAGGGACCAATGTCAGAAAGTCCCAGCCTCAGCCAAAAGCAACTGCACCCTCATCAGAGACTTCCACAGCAGGCACAAACCTCACAAGATGTCAGTGAAAGCAACCCGCAAGCTGCTGTGGCCGCCTCAATTCAGCAGCACCCAGAAATGACGCCGGCGTCGGAGCCTCCCCTCCAAAACCTGCAAGCGCGTGGAAGTGAGGATGAGTTGCAGCAACACTACCAGCATTTCCCAGGACAGGGAGAACCTGAGATTCCTCTCAACAAAGCAAAGGACCAAGTGAAAGAGCCTGTGCAACAGGCTCAACATTACTCAAAACCAGCCTGGATAGAACTGGTTAGAACCCAGTTCCGCCAGGGAGAGCCTCCCCAAAAGCCCAGCGAGGCATTATTGCGGTCAATTCTTCAATTCCAGgcaaacacaacaaaagcaaCCTATACAAAACAGTATGCTGGAAGTCCTGATGCATTAAAGGGGCCCTCAGGACAGCCCCAGAGCCAGAATATaatgcaacagaaacaaactcCTCTGCTGTACAAAAGTGAGACCTCCCAGCTGCAGCCGCATCCCAAAGCTGACCAGCAGCTGCCGTTCCAGAAACACTCACCGCAGCCACAGCTCACCAAGATGGATTCCCTACTCAAGTCCCAAGTGCAGCAACACCCTCCGCAGCAGCTCCGTTTCCAGCAAAGTCCAGAACAACAAGCTGAACAGCCTTTAGGGGCCCTGTTGAAACAGCAGCACTTGAATCCCCAGCCGGGAGAAAATGAGCAATTCTTGCATTCACACATATTGCAGCAGATGCTTCAAAAACAGGCCCAGCAGGTGCAACTGCCATGCAGTCCGCAGCTAACCCCAAACCAGCAACAGgctctgcaaatgaaaaataaaggccTGCCCCAAACTGTTTCCCACTCCCAAAGTAATGCTGAGCAGCCACTAGACAGGGCATCCTTCAATCAGCTTAAAGCAGATGAATGCTTTCAAACTGGGAATAAGTACATGAAATCAGCTGCATTCCCGCTGCACAGCCCTCAGCTAGGCCTAGAGCAGGTACAGAGCATGAACAACAAAGCTCCCCTTTATGCTCAGAAAGCAAATGCTAGTCTTCAGCATCCCTGCCCAAACAACATGCACTTGatttctgagaagaaagaaaacgCCACAAATATCAAACACTTTGGAGCCAACAAAATGCAGGACTTGCAACAtgtgcagtatttttcaaataacttGACCGCAAAGCAAGATGTGAATCACTGTTTTCAAGAACAAGAGCAACAGACACAACAAGCTTCAGTTATACAGCTGCCACCACTCCAGCAAACACAATGCTACAGTGGTGGTCTCAACCAAGATGTCCCGAGCCAACAAGTCACGCAGATTCCTCAGCGGTACTTACCACTCAGCCAGCAAACTGCCCCACACTCCCAAGACCAGAGAGGCTGTCATGTGCAGTCCCAAACCCCtaaggattttcaaaagcacgCTGCTCTAAGGTGGCATCTCTTGCAAAAACAGGAGCAACAAGCATACCAGCAACCCAAAACTGAGATTGGTCCCAGTGCAGCACGCAAGCCTATAAAAACTGAGGCTGGCACAAAGTCTAATGTCTGCATGCGTCCATTAGCTggacagctggaaaacaaaatgtggaaaaaaacaattaaacaaGAGAATCAGCACTTTGGCTGCGAGAGCATGCAACAAAAGAGCATCATTGAGACAAtggaacagcagctgaaacagaTACAGGTCAAATCACTGTTTGATCACAAGACTTTTACTATCAAATCACCTAAACATGTGAAGGTTGAAACAGCAGGCCCTATTACCATCCTGTCAAGAAATACCAGTGCTGCAGATTTTGACACTCAGACCCCAATCTTAGATCAACAAGCAAACTTGTCTGCTGAGAAAACCCCGACCAAAAGAACAGCTGGAACTGTTCTCAATAATTTTTTAGACTCACCTTCCAAGTTATTGGATACTCCTGTAAAAAATTTATTGGACACACCTGCCAAAACCCAGTATGATTTCCCATCTTGCAGCTGTGTTG agcAAATTATTGAAAAAGATGAAGGTCCTTTCTATACCCATCTAGGAGCCGGTCCTAATGTGGCAGCTATTAGAGAAATCATGGAAGAAAG atTTGGACAGAAGGGTAAAGCTATAAGGATTGAGAGGGTTGTCTACACTGGGAAAGAAGGCAAAAGTTCTCAAGGATGTCCAATTGCTAAATGG GTAGTCCGCAGAAGCAGTCAGGAGGAAAAGCTACTCTGCTTGGTGCGTGAGCGAGCGGGCCACACCTGTGAGACGGCTGTGATCGTGATTCTTATCCTGGTCTGGGAGGGAATCCCCACAAGCCTAGCCGACAAGCTCTACTCTGAACTCACGGACACCCTGAGGAAGTATGGCACACTCACGAACCGGCGGTGTGCCCTGAATGAAGA aCGGACTTGTGCATGTCAAGGGCTGGACCCTGAAACTTGTGgtgcttcattttcctttggttGCTCCTGGAGCATGTACTACAATGGTTGTAAGTTTGCCAGAAGCAAGATTCCAAGAAAGTTTAAGCTGATGGGGGATGACCCAAAAGAG gaagaaaaactagAATCCAATTTGCAGAATCTGTCAACCCTTATGGCACCTACCTACAAGAAGCTTGCACCTGATGCATATAACAACCAG ATAGAGTATGAACACAGAGCACCTGAGTGTCGCTTGGGTTTAAAAGAAGGTCGCCCATTCTCAGGGGTTACTGCCTGCCTGGATTTTTGCGCTCATGCTCACAGAGACTTGCACAATATGCAGAACGGGAGTACATTG GTTTGCACACTAACTAGAGAAGACAATCGTGAAATTGGCCAAACACCAGAAGACGAGCAGCTCCACGTGCTCCCGTTATACAAAGTCTCTGATGTGGATGAGTTCGGAAGCACTGAAGGCcaggaggagaagaagaggaaTGGCAGCATCCAGGTCCTTACCTCCTTTCGCCGAAAAGTAAGGATGTTAGCAGAGCCCGTTAAGACGTGTCGGCAAAGGAAGctagaagcaaagaaagcagctgcagaaaaactTTCCTCTTTGGAGAATGGGTCTAGCAAAGCTGAAAGAGATAAGACTGCTGCAGCACGCAACAAGCAAGGCAACTCTGAGGCGGCAGGTCATGCAAAGCAGCTAGCAG ATCTTTTACGTCTTTCAGGACCAGCCAcacaacaacagcagcagcagcatccacagcGCACTCTCCCTAACCCTCAGTCAAATCCCGTTAACTCTTACTCGGGTTCAGGTTCTGCAAATCTCTATGTAAGGTTGCCTAATCCAGCCAGTGCTTATCCAAGCTCTTCATACACTTCAGATCCCTATGGAGGGTCCAGTCCCATGAACCTCTACACAACCTCATCACAGCCTGTGGGGTCATATTTGAATTCTTCCAGTCCCATGAACCCTTATTCAGGATCATTAAGTCAAAATAACCAATATCCACCCTACCAATGCAATGGAAACATACCTATGGACAACTGCCCCTCTTACTTGGGCTCCTACCCTTCCCAGCATCAGCACGTGGACCTGTATAGTTGCCAGAGTCAAGAGCATATGTCTAAACTAAGCCTACCACCCATTCAAACATTATACCAGCACAGGTTTGGGAATAACCAGAGTTTTGGTCCCAAGTACTTGAATTATGGAAACCAAAATATGCAGGTAGACTCCTTCAGTAATTGCACCATTAGACCAAATGTACACCACGTAGGGTCTTTTTCCTCTTACTCCACCCATGAGGCTGACGGCCATTTTATGGAGGTTGCTTCAAGGTTAAAATCCAATCTGAGTAATCCAAGCATGGATTATGCCTCCACAAGTAAAACCAGTGAACATCATCACGTGCAACCCCCTCCACACTTAGCACATGATTACCATTCTGCTCCAAGTATGTTTAGTGGTCCTCCTAATTCACTGCACCTCCAAAATAAGGAGAGTGAAATGATTTCACATGCAGTTAACGGTTTGTCTAACATGCTTCCAGGTCAAAATCATGATAGGACTACTCCCCAGGGTGGTTTAGATAAAACTGAAGTGCTAAatccagaaaaagcagaggatCCTGATGACGTCTGGTCAGATAGTGAACAGAGCTTTCTGGATCCAGAAATTGGAGGAGTAGCAGTTGCTCCATCTCATGGGTCAATTCTCATAGAGTGCGCAAAACGTGAGCTCCATGCAACGACTcccttaaaaaaccccaacaggAACCACCCCACCAGAATATCCCTTGTCTTTTACCAGCACAAGAGTATGAACGAGCCAAAACATGGTCTGGCTCTGTGGGAGGCAAAGATGGCTGAGaaggcaagagagaaagaagaggaatgTGAAAAGTATGGTCCAGACTACGTGCCTCAGAAATCCTACGGCAAGAAAGCGAAGCGGGAGCCTGCTGAGCCACACGAACCCTCTGAGCCAACATATGTGCGCTTCATCAAGTCTCTTGCACAAA